Proteins co-encoded in one Quercus robur chromosome 8, dhQueRobu3.1, whole genome shotgun sequence genomic window:
- the LOC126695931 gene encoding uncharacterized protein LOC126695931 — MSTDLKIKVQKCPRIEEVLTFAIQSESSWMTPILSYLQDGRLLQNVEEAKKVKKRVARFTILNDTLYKRGIGIKNQFLSPSRPQANYQTKVTNWTLLKIIKAQLGNAKGAWPEELPNVLRAYKTIARTPTRETPFRLTYGTKAVILVKVGITIMRPEVFHEGSNDGHLRVNLNCLDEVKDKASY, encoded by the exons ATGAGTACAGACTTAAAGATAAAAGTCCAAAAATGTCCTCGTATTGAAGAGGTCCTCACCTTCGCAATCCAGAGCGAAAGCAGCTGGATGACCCCAATCCTGTCCTACCTCCAGGATGGCCGGCTTCTACAAAACGTTGAGGAGGCCAAGAAAGTCAAGAAGAGGGTAGCTAGGTTTACAATCCTGAATGACACCCTAtataaaagag GGATAGGGATCAAGAACCAATTCTTGTCCCCAAGTCGCCCACAAGCCAACTATCAAACGAAAGTAACAAACTGGACactgctcaagatcatcaaagcTCAATTGGGAAATGCTAAGGGCGCTTGGCCAGAGGAGTTGCCCAATGTCCTACGGGCATACAAGACTATAGCAAGAACCCCGACAAGAGAAACCCCCTTTAGACTCACCTATGGCACCAAAGCAGTAATCCTAGTCAAAGTGGGAATCACCATCATGAGACCAGAAGTTTTCCATGAAGGCAGCAATGATGGTCATTTGAGAGTCAACCTGAACTGCTTGGATGAAGTCAAAGACAAAGCATCCTATTAG